One segment of Thermus neutrinimicus DNA contains the following:
- a CDS encoding NUDIX hydrolase, whose protein sequence is MSPWKRLELEEILSEPVRLVRERLRTHTGKELTYIYRPGPVAASFVLPVTEKATALLIRQYRHPTGKFLLEIPAGKVDPGETPLEAAQRELLEEVGAEAKRFFPLPPFHPQPSFTAVVFHPFLALQAEVVARPALEEGELLEPVELPLPQVYRLLEAGEIQDASTALTLFYARPHLEAEGLL, encoded by the coding sequence ATGAGTCCCTGGAAGCGCCTGGAGCTGGAAGAGATCCTCTCCGAGCCCGTGAGGCTGGTGCGGGAAAGGTTGCGCACCCACACCGGCAAGGAGCTCACCTACATCTACCGCCCGGGGCCGGTGGCCGCGAGTTTCGTCCTGCCCGTGACCGAAAAGGCCACCGCCCTCCTCATACGCCAGTACCGCCACCCCACGGGCAAGTTTCTCCTGGAGATCCCCGCGGGCAAGGTGGACCCTGGGGAAACCCCCTTGGAAGCCGCCCAGAGGGAACTTTTGGAGGAGGTGGGGGCCGAGGCCAAGCGGTTTTTCCCCCTTCCCCCCTTCCACCCCCAACCCTCCTTCACCGCGGTGGTCTTCCACCCCTTCCTGGCCCTTCAGGCGGAGGTGGTGGCCAGGCCAGCCCTGGAGGAGGGGGAGCTTCTGGAACCCGTGGAACTTCCCCTTCCCCAGGTCTACCGCCTCCTGGAGGCCGGGGAGATCCAGGACGCCTCCACCGCCCTCACCCTCTTTTACGCCCGCCCCCACCTGGAAGCCGAAGGCCTCCTGTAA
- a CDS encoding acetyl ornithine aminotransferase family protein, protein MKPSIHTPLPGPKAKALLERGQAVLSSSYIRPYPFVPARGQGVFLEDVDGNLFLDFMAGIAVNTTGYAHPKVLEAVRAQAERFAHVCFSDFTHEPTLSLAERLVGRLGGGYRVFFGNSGTEGIEAAIKLVRHHTGRPYLLAFTGAFHGRSLGSLSLTASKSAYRKGFSPLLPGVVHVPFPNPFRPPLEARPEEVGKAVLEYLEHLFRTVVPPEEVAAFFLEPIQGEGGYLLPPSGFIPELKALLERYGILLVADEVQSGAGRTGLFFALEHEGVKADVYVLAKGLASGYPISALLFREELSSWRPGSHGTTFGGQAVAAAAAHATLDLLEAGLMENARQVGAYLLRELKALQERFPFLGDVRGRGLMIGLDFGTPTEERPDLRDKAVELAFRKGLLLLPAGPSALRIAPPLILTETEAAMGLEILEEVFRAL, encoded by the coding sequence ATGAAGCCCAGCATCCATACTCCGCTTCCCGGTCCCAAGGCCAAGGCCCTCTTGGAAAGGGGTCAGGCCGTCCTCTCCTCCTCCTACATCCGCCCCTACCCCTTTGTCCCCGCCCGGGGGCAGGGGGTGTTCCTGGAGGACGTGGACGGGAACCTCTTCCTGGACTTCATGGCGGGGATAGCGGTCAACACCACGGGCTACGCCCACCCTAAGGTGCTGGAAGCCGTGCGGGCCCAGGCGGAGCGCTTCGCCCACGTGTGCTTTTCCGACTTCACCCACGAGCCCACCCTTTCCCTGGCGGAAAGGCTGGTGGGTAGGCTCGGCGGAGGCTACCGGGTCTTCTTCGGCAACTCGGGCACCGAGGGGATAGAAGCCGCCATCAAGCTGGTACGCCACCACACGGGAAGGCCCTACCTTCTGGCCTTTACCGGGGCCTTCCACGGCAGGAGCCTGGGCTCCCTCTCCCTCACCGCCAGCAAAAGCGCTTACCGCAAGGGCTTCTCCCCCCTTCTTCCCGGGGTGGTGCACGTGCCCTTCCCTAACCCCTTCCGCCCTCCCCTCGAGGCCAGGCCGGAGGAGGTGGGGAAAGCGGTGCTGGAATACCTGGAGCACCTTTTCCGCACCGTGGTGCCCCCGGAGGAGGTGGCCGCCTTCTTCTTGGAGCCCATACAGGGGGAAGGGGGGTATCTGTTGCCTCCTTCCGGCTTCATCCCCGAGCTCAAGGCTCTTCTGGAACGTTACGGCATCCTCCTGGTGGCGGATGAGGTGCAGTCGGGCGCCGGCCGCACCGGGCTCTTCTTCGCCCTCGAGCACGAGGGGGTGAAGGCGGACGTCTACGTCCTGGCCAAGGGCCTGGCCTCGGGCTACCCCATTAGCGCCCTTCTTTTCCGGGAGGAGCTTTCCAGCTGGCGCCCGGGGTCCCACGGCACCACCTTTGGCGGCCAGGCGGTGGCCGCGGCCGCCGCCCACGCCACCTTGGACCTCCTGGAGGCGGGCCTCATGGAAAACGCCAGGCAGGTGGGGGCCTACCTCCTCAGGGAGCTTAAGGCCCTTCAGGAACGCTTCCCCTTCCTTGGGGACGTGCGGGGGAGGGGGCTCATGATCGGCCTGGACTTCGGTACCCCAACGGAGGAGCGGCCCGACCTCAGGGACAAGGCGGTGGAGCTGGCCTTCAGGAAAGGGCTTCTCCTCCTTCCCGCAGGGCCCTCGGCCCTCCGCATCGCCCCGCCCCTCATCCTCACGGAGACGGAGGCGGCCATGGGCCTGGAGATCCTGGAGGAGGTCTTCCGGGCACTCTAA